A single genomic interval of Dysidea avara chromosome 6, odDysAvar1.4, whole genome shotgun sequence harbors:
- the LOC136258497 gene encoding uncharacterized protein isoform X2, giving the protein MLTIKKSELTVEASSSISSIGHGPQRSCLTQHQKYHKSHIVAVELASLSSEVGMTEFTRRYTLLQTLRDIWASGRDAILCAAQDQHCSDQRGTVAVTASQSLVGCVSEGHSANQNARNEGSQAVENAGTCTTQSNAVCSNSSGSSTSHGDNESDGTRNSEVNTTENHLLEKNDHHDQELQSIRLPSKMRKRGRPKGADKTVIGLPRKKSRGSRPVSFLYKGAKQKELVILTWFVDLQIAKDAIDGSRIIEEDDVEMRPEMVSSSCTDENVCLDMCRKYCTREAWAAINSVVSIIQANPTWYCGRCTREIIDDEQNSIVCESCLVWYHFNCVGLKRSPKRRVWICRSCFEESADQ; this is encoded by the exons ATGCTTACTATAAAAAAATCAGAATTAACAGTTGAGGCTTCAAGCAGT ATTTCAAGTATTGGGCATGGACCACAACGGTCATGTTTAACACAGCACCAGAAATACCATAAaagccatattgttgctgtggaGTTAGCTTCTCTTTCTTCCGAGGTTGGCATGACTGAATTCACAAGAAGGTACACTTTGCTACAGACCTTGAGAGATATATGGGCATCTGGAAGGGATGCAATTCTTTGTGCAG CTCAAGATCAGCACTGCAGTGACCAAAGAGGAACTGTTGCTGTTACTGCAAGTCAATCCCTTGTTGGTTGTGTCAGTGAAGGTCACAGTGCTAATCAGAATGCTAGGAATGAAGGCAGTCAAGCTGTTGAGAATGCTG GTACATGTACGACACAATCTAATGCTGTTTGTAGTAATAGTAGTGGATCAAGTACCAGCCATGGTGATAATGAAAGTGATGGTACAAGAAATAGTGAAGTAAACACTACAGAAAATCACCTACTTGAAAAGAATGATCATCATGATCAAG AGTTACAAAGTATTAGGTTACCTAGTAAAATGCGAAAGAGAGGAAGACCTAAAGGAGCTGACAAGACTGTTATTGGTCTCCCTAGAAAGAAGTCCAGAGGAAGCAGGCCTGTGTCATTCCTATACAAAGGTGCTAAGCAAAAGGAACTTG TGATTTTAACCTGGTTTGTTGATCTACAAATTGCAAAGGACGCCATAGATGGGAGCCGAATTATAGAAGAGGATGATGTAGAAATGAGACCTGAGATGGTTTCATCATCATGCACTGATGAAAATGTCTGCTTAGATATGTGCAGGAAGTATTGCACCCGGGAAGCATGGGCAGCTATTAACAGTGTAGTATCTATAATTCAAGCCAATCCCACATGGTATTGTGGAAGATGCACAAGGGAGATAATTGACGATGAACAGAATTCAATTGTTTGTGAAAGCTGCTTAGTATGGTACCACTTTAATTGTGTTGGTCTCAAAAGATCACCGAAGAGGAGAGTATGGATATGCCGCTCATGCTTTGAAGAATCTGCTGACCAATAG
- the LOC136258497 gene encoding uncharacterized protein isoform X1, with amino-acid sequence MLTIKKSELTVEASSSISSIGHGPQRSCLTQHQKYHKSHIVAVELASLSSEVGMTEFTRRYTLLQTLRDIWASGRDAILCAAQDQHCSDQRGTVAVTASQSLVGCVSEGHSANQNARNEGSQAVENAGTCTTQSNAVCSNSSGSSTSHGDNESDGTRNSEVNTTENHLLEKNDHHDQGYQPPVPLVDTVQTRSNDVNELQSIRLPSKMRKRGRPKGADKTVIGLPRKKSRGSRPVSFLYKGAKQKELVILTWFVDLQIAKDAIDGSRIIEEDDVEMRPEMVSSSCTDENVCLDMCRKYCTREAWAAINSVVSIIQANPTWYCGRCTREIIDDEQNSIVCESCLVWYHFNCVGLKRSPKRRVWICRSCFEESADQ; translated from the exons ATGCTTACTATAAAAAAATCAGAATTAACAGTTGAGGCTTCAAGCAGT ATTTCAAGTATTGGGCATGGACCACAACGGTCATGTTTAACACAGCACCAGAAATACCATAAaagccatattgttgctgtggaGTTAGCTTCTCTTTCTTCCGAGGTTGGCATGACTGAATTCACAAGAAGGTACACTTTGCTACAGACCTTGAGAGATATATGGGCATCTGGAAGGGATGCAATTCTTTGTGCAG CTCAAGATCAGCACTGCAGTGACCAAAGAGGAACTGTTGCTGTTACTGCAAGTCAATCCCTTGTTGGTTGTGTCAGTGAAGGTCACAGTGCTAATCAGAATGCTAGGAATGAAGGCAGTCAAGCTGTTGAGAATGCTG GTACATGTACGACACAATCTAATGCTGTTTGTAGTAATAGTAGTGGATCAAGTACCAGCCATGGTGATAATGAAAGTGATGGTACAAGAAATAGTGAAGTAAACACTACAGAAAATCACCTACTTGAAAAGAATGATCATCATGATCAAG GATATCAGCCACCTGTACCATTGGTAGACACAGTGCAAACTAGAAGCAATGATGtaaatg AGTTACAAAGTATTAGGTTACCTAGTAAAATGCGAAAGAGAGGAAGACCTAAAGGAGCTGACAAGACTGTTATTGGTCTCCCTAGAAAGAAGTCCAGAGGAAGCAGGCCTGTGTCATTCCTATACAAAGGTGCTAAGCAAAAGGAACTTG TGATTTTAACCTGGTTTGTTGATCTACAAATTGCAAAGGACGCCATAGATGGGAGCCGAATTATAGAAGAGGATGATGTAGAAATGAGACCTGAGATGGTTTCATCATCATGCACTGATGAAAATGTCTGCTTAGATATGTGCAGGAAGTATTGCACCCGGGAAGCATGGGCAGCTATTAACAGTGTAGTATCTATAATTCAAGCCAATCCCACATGGTATTGTGGAAGATGCACAAGGGAGATAATTGACGATGAACAGAATTCAATTGTTTGTGAAAGCTGCTTAGTATGGTACCACTTTAATTGTGTTGGTCTCAAAAGATCACCGAAGAGGAGAGTATGGATATGCCGCTCATGCTTTGAAGAATCTGCTGACCAATAG
- the LOC136259459 gene encoding uncharacterized protein: protein MSLLCSRQVLVIKSLCYVASALMNPGKITLVIEPMIAVITNQIQNLKLKGIDAFALGGAAGKNSQMNFRKVLRNPCDSERPLIAFCTPEYLFGTPANGRYQATIGQFSALKDKVDDLHLIVLDEAHKILDRLPSYRPAFDGIKRLRQLECKLLAMSATLTEDQIQILQADFLHSDNCVVLTEGVHRKNLMLHLRRYKRQKPLALDDDAEIDSVDDAERDNSDSLSIESSSWSRTAQDIVEVLDSNVTVVYLDFVSDVEQMTELLKKNKTTALKYTGNVRFEERVSVEERLLKGDASVLVATESYELGVDNPRNTQVIRIGCPRNLGVLLQEFGHAGRKDGMVANAFLYFNECVDDKRLGLWIKEALDRAIDGDDKETHEDKKREMIREDHLERPTQVMSLNPSCTVIEKILASSQDITISPTKSSQARRMQVKPRLMNIFEK from the exons ATGTCATTGTTGTGCAGCCGACAGGTTCTGGTAATTAAATCTCTCTGTTACGTTGCATCAGCCCTTATGAACCCTGGTAAAATAACATTAGTTATTGAGCCAATGATAGCAGTTATTACAAACCAAATTCAAAATTTGAAATTAAAGGGTATAGATGCATTTGCACTTGGCGGTGCTGCAGGAAAAAACAGCCAAATGAATTTTCGCAAAGTGTTAAGGAACCCATGTGATAGTGAGAGGCCTCTCATTGCATTTTGCACCCCTGAATATTTATTTGGGACACCAGCAAATGGACGCTACCAGGCAACCATCGGTCAGTTTAGTGCATTAAAAGACAAAGTAGATGATTTGCATCTCATAGTGTTGGACGAAGCCCACAAGATTTTAGATAGATTGCCATCATATCGACCAGCATTTGATGGCATTAAAAGGTTGAGACAATTGGAGTGTAAGCTCCTTGCAATGTCTGCTACTCTGACGGAAGATCAAATACAAATTCTTCAAGCAGATTTTTTACACAGCGATAACTGTGTTGTACTAACTGAAGGTGTACATCGGAAAAACCTCATGTTGCATTTAAGACGATACAAAAGACAAAAGCCTCTTGCATTAGATGATGATGCCGAGATAGATTCAGTAGATGATGCTGAAAGGGATAATAGTGATTCACTATCAATCGAGTCATCATCTTGGTCAAGAACTGCACAAGACATCGTAGAAGTTCTAGATTCGAATGTTACTGTAGTGTACCTAGACTTTgtaagtgatgttgaacagatGACTGAATTGCTGAAAAAGAATAAGACTACTGCATTGAAGTACACAGGTAATGTGCGATTTGAAGAAAGAGTTTCAGTAGAGGAAAGACTCTTAAAGGGGGATGCTTCTGTGCTGGTGGCAACTGAGTCTTACGAATTGGGCGTTGATAATCCTAGAAATACTCAAGTTATCAGAATTGGTTGTCCAAGGAATCTAGGTGTTCTTTTACAGGAGTTTGGCCATGCTGGCAGAAAAGATGGCATGGTAGCAAATGCTTTTCTTTACTTCAATGAATGTGTTGATGACAaacgtttaggtttgtggatcAAGGAAGCACTTGACCGTGCAATAGATGGGGATGACAAGGAGACACATGAAGATAAGAAGCGTGAGATGATTC GAGAAGACCATTTAGAAAGGCCTACACAAGTGATGTCATTGAATCCATCTTGTACTGTGATCGAAAAGATACTGGCCAGTTCACAGGATATCACAATTAGTCCAACAAAGAGCTCGCAAGCAAGAAGAATGCAGGTGAAGCCTAGGTTGATGAACATTTTTGAAAAGTAG